In Kineosporia sp. NBRC 101731, the following proteins share a genomic window:
- a CDS encoding phosphatase PAP2 family protein, with product MITNTKVIAAPDDDRGGQVAVAGRRGCSAMMVRVSAPEPTLSTQPSVTGSAVGRWVAGWVALIGLTLLVTAGATKGLDRSTLGWFTVLDRPGAVHLAWRTFVMGGQFWLVGTAVVVVAAARSWQWRSWRPFLVGTVAVVCLDVLLLTSKPLIGRTSPHSGLNEVLAGGSSYPSGHTANATMCLALLAVLLTSTHRFRALVIAALIAAGVGICNLVLGYHWLSEVVAGWMLGALVVTAAASRLQRPPASGSRSARA from the coding sequence ATGATCACGAACACGAAGGTGATCGCCGCACCCGATGACGACCGGGGTGGGCAGGTGGCGGTTGCCGGCCGTCGTGGTTGCTCGGCCATGATGGTGCGGGTGAGCGCACCCGAGCCGACGCTGAGCACGCAACCTTCCGTGACCGGATCGGCCGTGGGCCGGTGGGTCGCCGGATGGGTCGCGCTGATCGGACTGACGCTGCTGGTCACCGCGGGGGCGACCAAGGGCCTGGACCGGTCCACGCTGGGCTGGTTCACCGTGCTCGACCGGCCCGGGGCCGTGCACCTGGCCTGGCGCACCTTCGTGATGGGCGGGCAGTTCTGGCTGGTGGGCACCGCCGTGGTCGTGGTCGCGGCGGCGCGCTCCTGGCAGTGGCGCTCGTGGCGCCCGTTCCTGGTCGGCACGGTGGCCGTCGTCTGCCTCGACGTCCTGCTCCTGACCTCCAAACCGCTCATCGGGCGCACGTCCCCGCACAGCGGCCTGAACGAGGTGCTGGCCGGGGGCAGCTCCTACCCCTCCGGGCACACCGCGAACGCCACCATGTGCCTGGCGTTACTGGCCGTCCTGCTCACCAGCACGCACCGGTTCCGGGCGCTCGTGATCGCCGCCCTGATCGCGGCCGGCGTCGGCATCTGCAATCTCGTGCTCGGCTACCACTGGCTCAGCGAGGTGGTGGCCGGCTGGATGCTGGGCGCGCTCGTCGTCACCGCGGCCGCCTCCCGGCTTCAGCGGCCGCCGGCCAGCGGCTCCCGCAGCGCCCGGGCGTAA